From one Agrobacterium vitis genomic stretch:
- a CDS encoding WGR domain-containing protein: MISAPTRYRIYVERIAPEQNMARFYALAVQPTLFGEVSLVHAWGRIGTRGQQMVHLFDNESQAINLFLDVLREKPKRGYRPKRPVDIQRI; the protein is encoded by the coding sequence TTGATCTCCGCACCAACGCGCTACCGCATCTATGTCGAGCGTATCGCGCCGGAACAGAACATGGCGCGGTTCTATGCGCTTGCTGTTCAACCGACATTGTTCGGAGAGGTGTCGCTTGTGCACGCCTGGGGCCGGATCGGAACGCGCGGACAGCAGATGGTGCATCTGTTCGACAATGAGAGCCAGGCCATTAACCTGTTCCTCGACGTGCTTCGCGAGAAGCCCAAACGAGGTTATCGGCCAAAACGACCTGTGGACATCCAGCGGATCTGA